The following DNA comes from Halobacillus litoralis.
TCTTTTGAGAGCAAAAGATCTCACAGGCAGTCATATGAAAAATAAAAAGAACCCTTTATCAGGGCTCTATTTGGTGAATCTTATATTTTGACTTCGACATCGGCTTCTTCGCGTAGTTTTTCAACAAGCTTTGTGACTTGTTCTTGTTCTTTTTGCGTTTTCAATTGCTGCTCAAGTGTAGGTTTCACTTCTTCAAATGATCCTACATCCTCTTGCTGTTCTTTTAAGGTATCGTATTGGGTCTGCAGTTCTTCTTCTGTCACTTCAGTTTCTTCTGTTTCCCCAGCGATATATTCATCAACTTTCATCTGAAGTTTGACCTGCTCTTTCAGTTCTTCTTCTGTAGTGTTATTTTCATCCAGGGCGGCTTGCAACTGTTCTTCATTCTCGAATTGACCGGTCATTTCTTCATATCTTTGATCGACTTCTTCACTGGAAATCTCAATATCTGCTTCTTCAGCTTTTTGACTGAGAAGTTCTGCTCCAATCATTTGATCGACGACCGATTGTTTGATTTGGTCCTCTTGACCCTCAATATCCATGCCATACTGTTCGTACTGTTGCTTCATGATGTCCAACTGCTGGTTGAACTCCTCTCGGGATAGCTCTTCACCGTTTACAACAGCTACTGGCCCAGTTGCTTCCTCTTCATTTGCTGTTTCATCCGATTGTCCGCTATTTTCTTGTTCGGTTTCTTCATTATTACCTTCAGCGGATTCATCATCAGAATTCGAGCATGCAGCTAAACCGATGGTCACGAGAAAACCGATCAGCACAATCAAAAACGTTTTTTTCATAGCTGTTTTCTCCTTTTGTATTAAGTTTTAAACGGAGTGTAGCACATCGGTCATAAGTTGTAAACAAATTCTGGAATGAAGGTCAAGCCTTACACATAGACATAAACGGAAAGGGGGAGGGTTAATGTGAATCCATATGCTCAGCAAGGGCCCTATCGGCAAACCTATGCATCTGAAACAGCTCAAGTCAGCTTTTTGAGCAGTCCTCTTGCACCTGAATTGAAGGGTGCGATGCAATTTTATCAGATGCCTTATGGAGTGGAAGTGTTTGTTCAGGTCGAGGGGTTACCAGCATTTCAAAAAGCGAAAAACGGCAAACAAGTAGGGCCTCACGGTTTTCATATCCATGAAAAGGGAGTTTGCGAAATCGGTGATGGGAAAGATCCTTTCAGTTCAGCAGGAGGGCACTGGAATCCGGATGGACAGCCACACGGAAATCATGCAGGGGACTTTCCTGTACTTTTCTCAAATCACGGAAGGGCGAGGATGATATTTTTCACGGATCGCTTTCAAGTGAAAGACATAATCGGTAAAACAGTGATTATCCATGACGGACCAGATGATTACCAGTCACAGCCGAGTGGAGATTCAGGTAAAAGGATTGCTTGCGGTCTCATTGAAAAATCGTGAAAAAATGGAATAAATGACTACTTCTTCGTATATACTTATAGTGTAGAATCATTCGTACGCTGTACTTGACTTCACCGGTGAGTCATAGTATAGTTATAATTAGATAACAATTACCAATATAAAGAAGTTACAGCTTCAAATCACCTATTATAAAGAGTGATCAATCATTATTGGTACTTTTTATAATATGTGATTTTTTCATTAAAGCAAAACGCATATTAATTTTAGAAATATTGGAGGATCCATTCCTATGAAAACAGGTACAGTGAAGTGGTTTAACGCGGAAAAAGGTTTCGGTTTTATCGAGGTTGAAGGGGAAGACGATGTATTCGTACACTTCAGCGCAATCAACGAAGAAGGCTTCAAATCTCTTGAAGAAGGTCAAGCAGTAGAGTTTGAAGTTACTGAAGGAAATCGCGGACCACAAGCTGCAAACGTAACTAAAATATAATTAAAAATAAAAAGAGGCTGGCTTTAGAAGGTCAGTCTCTTTTATATCATTTCAAGTCTAAGGGAGGCTACACCAATGGCTTTCGGTAAAAAGAATCAGGCTGAAATCAAAGAAGAAGATACAAAGATCTGGGTGTGTTCATCCGAAGATTGTAATTGTTGGATGAGAGATAACTTCAGAACGAATAACGAGAAAAAATGTCCGATGTGCGGCAATCCGATGGAGGAAGAGAACAAAGTCCTTCAGGTAGTAGAAAACAACAGTCTATACTATAAATCTCAATCATGAGAAAAAGCGATTGCTCCCACTGCAATCGCTTTTTCTTTTGGTAAGAGGAATGCACCTTGATAAATCGAAAACCTGCAAAGAATCCGGACAGATGATGAGGTCGTATATTCTCATCCAAACACCTGTTAATCAAACCGTGAAGATGATATCATTTCATATGCAGAAGGCCGTCCTTGTTAAAGGATGGATGGCAGAGTATATACTGTTACTTGCAAGAAGGTTCCTTCAAAACCTAAGGTGCGACTGTCATCTAGAGCGAAGGAATGATATAATCTTACTGTTATACAAACGTACGAACTGGAGGACTAGCTAATGTTAACTGTAAATAATGTAAGTCTTCGTTTTGGAGATCAAAAGCTTTTCGAAGATGTCAATATAAAATTCACACCAGGGAATTGCTATGGATTGATTGGAGCGAATGGTGCCGGTAAATCTACATTTCTTAAGGTGTTAAGCGGAGAAATCGAAGCTCAGACCGGCGACGTTTCCCTGAAGAATGACCAGCGCCTTGCCGTGCTTAAGCAGAACCACTTTGAATATGATGAATACCAAGTGTTGGAAACCGTAATCATGGGGCACACCCGTCTCTATGATGTCATGAAAGAGAAAGACGCTATTTATATGAAAGGTGAATTCTCTGAAGAAGACGGTATGCGTGCTGCTGAATTAGAAGGGGAATTTGCGGAGATGAATGGCTGGGAAGCTGAATCTGATGCAGCCCGTCTCTTGAAAGGATTGGGAATCGGCGAAAACCTGCATGATAAACAGATGAGCGAGCTGGCAGGTTCAGATAAAGTTAAAGTGTTACTAGCTCAAGCTTTATTCGGTAACCCTGATGTTCTGCTTCTCGATGAGCCG
Coding sequences within:
- a CDS encoding SurA N-terminal domain-containing protein, which gives rise to MKKTFLIVLIGFLVTIGLAACSNSDDESAEGNNEETEQENSGQSDETANEEEATGPVAVVNGEELSREEFNQQLDIMKQQYEQYGMDIEGQEDQIKQSVVDQMIGAELLSQKAEEADIEISSEEVDQRYEEMTGQFENEEQLQAALDENNTTEEELKEQVKLQMKVDEYIAGETEETEVTEEELQTQYDTLKEQQEDVGSFEEVKPTLEQQLKTQKEQEQVTKLVEKLREEADVEVKI
- a CDS encoding superoxide dismutase family protein — protein: MNPYAQQGPYRQTYASETAQVSFLSSPLAPELKGAMQFYQMPYGVEVFVQVEGLPAFQKAKNGKQVGPHGFHIHEKGVCEIGDGKDPFSSAGGHWNPDGQPHGNHAGDFPVLFSNHGRARMIFFTDRFQVKDIIGKTVIIHDGPDDYQSQPSGDSGKRIACGLIEKS
- a CDS encoding cold-shock protein; amino-acid sequence: MKTGTVKWFNAEKGFGFIEVEGEDDVFVHFSAINEEGFKSLEEGQAVEFEVTEGNRGPQAANVTKI
- a CDS encoding cold-shock protein, whose product is MAFGKKNQAEIKEEDTKIWVCSSEDCNCWMRDNFRTNNEKKCPMCGNPMEEENKVLQVVENNSLYYKSQS